Proteins encoded by one window of Serratia nevei:
- the sdhA gene encoding succinate dehydrogenase flavoprotein subunit, translating into MKLPVREFDAVVIGAGGAGMRAALQISQAGSTCALLSKVFPTRSHTVSAQGGITVALGNSHEDNWEWHMYDTVKGSDYIGDQDAIEYMCKTGPEAILELEHMGLPFSRLDDGRIYQRPFGGQSLNFGGEQAARTAAAADRTGHALLHTLYQQNLKNHTTIFSEWYALDLVKNQDGAVVGTTAICIETGEVVYFKAKATVLATGGAGRIYQSTTNAHINTGDGVGMALRAGVPVQDMEMWQFHPTGIAGAGVLVTEGCRGEGGYLLNKHGERFMERYAPNAKDLAGRDVVARSIMIEIREGRGCDGPWGPHAKLKLDHLGKDVLESRLPGILELSRTFAHVDPVKEPIPVIPTCHYMMGGIPTKVTGQALTVNEKGEDVVIPGLFAVGEIACVSVHGANRLGGNSLLDLVVFGRSAGMHLQESLEEQGVSRDASDSDVEASLDRLNRWNNTRSGEDPVEIRKALQSCMQHNFSVFREGDAMAKGLEELKVIRERLKNARLDDTSSEFNTQRIECLELDNLMETAYSTAVSANFRTESRGAHSRFDYPERDDANWLCHSLYLPQSESMTRREVNMQPKLRPAFPPKVRSY; encoded by the coding sequence ATGAAACTGCCAGTCAGAGAGTTTGATGCCGTCGTAATCGGCGCCGGCGGTGCGGGCATGCGTGCCGCGCTGCAAATTTCCCAAGCGGGCTCGACCTGTGCCCTGCTGTCCAAAGTTTTCCCGACCCGTTCCCATACCGTGTCCGCACAGGGCGGCATCACCGTCGCGCTGGGCAACAGCCACGAGGACAACTGGGAATGGCATATGTACGACACGGTGAAAGGTTCCGACTATATCGGTGACCAGGACGCCATCGAATATATGTGTAAAACCGGCCCGGAAGCGATTCTGGAACTGGAACATATGGGCCTGCCGTTCTCTCGTCTGGACGACGGCCGCATCTACCAGCGCCCGTTCGGCGGCCAGTCGCTGAACTTCGGCGGCGAGCAGGCGGCGCGTACCGCAGCCGCAGCCGACCGTACCGGCCACGCGCTGCTGCACACCCTGTACCAACAGAACCTGAAAAACCACACCACCATCTTCTCCGAGTGGTATGCGCTTGATCTGGTGAAAAACCAGGACGGCGCGGTGGTCGGCACCACGGCTATCTGCATCGAAACCGGTGAAGTGGTTTACTTCAAAGCCAAGGCCACCGTGCTGGCGACCGGCGGCGCAGGCCGTATTTATCAGTCCACCACCAACGCCCACATCAACACCGGCGACGGTGTCGGCATGGCGCTGCGCGCCGGCGTGCCGGTGCAGGACATGGAAATGTGGCAGTTCCACCCGACCGGCATCGCCGGCGCGGGCGTGCTGGTGACCGAAGGCTGCCGCGGCGAAGGCGGTTACCTGCTGAACAAACACGGCGAGCGCTTCATGGAGCGTTATGCGCCGAACGCCAAAGATCTGGCGGGCCGCGACGTGGTTGCCCGTTCGATCATGATCGAAATCCGCGAAGGCCGCGGCTGCGACGGCCCTTGGGGCCCGCACGCCAAGCTGAAGCTGGATCATCTGGGTAAAGACGTGCTGGAATCCCGTCTGCCGGGCATTCTGGAACTGTCCCGCACCTTTGCGCACGTCGATCCGGTGAAAGAGCCGATCCCGGTTATCCCAACCTGCCACTATATGATGGGCGGCATTCCGACCAAAGTGACCGGCCAGGCATTGACCGTGAACGAGAAAGGTGAAGACGTGGTGATCCCGGGGCTGTTCGCCGTGGGCGAAATCGCCTGCGTATCGGTGCACGGCGCCAACCGCTTGGGCGGCAATTCGCTGCTCGACCTGGTGGTGTTCGGCCGTTCCGCCGGCATGCACCTGCAGGAATCGCTGGAAGAGCAGGGCGTGAGCCGTGACGCCAGCGACTCCGACGTGGAAGCCTCGCTGGATCGTCTGAACCGTTGGAACAACACCCGCTCCGGCGAAGACCCGGTCGAAATTCGCAAAGCGCTGCAGTCTTGTATGCAGCACAACTTCTCGGTATTCCGCGAAGGCGATGCGATGGCCAAGGGTCTGGAAGAACTGAAAGTGATCCGTGAACGTCTGAAGAACGCACGCCTGGACGATACCTCCAGCGAGTTCAACACCCAGCGCATCGAGTGCCTGGAGTTGGATAACCTGATGGAGACCGCGTATTCCACCGCCGTGTCGGCCAACTTCCGTACCGAGAGCCGTGGCGCACACAGCCGCTTCGACTACCCGGAACGCGATGACGCCAACTGGCTGTGCCATTCGCTGTATCTGCCGCAATCGGAAAGCATGACGCGTCGTGAAGTGAACATGCAACCGAAGCTGCGCCCGGCATTCCCGCCGAAAGTGCGTTCTTACTAA